The genomic DNA GATCGTTGAAGGTCAAATGATCGAACCAGTTCGCTCTGTTATTCTCAGTATGAAGCATGGTCTCAAAGTCACGGTCAATAAGAAGATATGATTCTTAGCTTCTATGGTAACTATTACTATTCTCTTATTAACAAGTGAAGCAGCTGCACAGCCTTCTTAGGCTCCTCCTTGGGCTTTGCAGGCTGTGCAGCTGCTTTCTTAGTTGGAACTGGAGGGACAGCATCGGTCTGTTTGGCATCACCTAACACCTTCTTGAAGTTTGGCTGGTTCACCATTGTCCAGAAGTATCTCTCAACATGAGGGAACGCAGATGTAAATTTCTTGGTCATCACGGTTGCAAATCCCAAGTTCAAGTTGCAGATGGTTACGATATCAGCAAGGGTAACAGAGTGTCCAACAAGGTAAGTGTTGGAGGCGAGATGTGTGTTCAAAGCCTCAAGTCCCCTCTTCAATGCAGAAATAGCTGCTTCCTCAGCCTTCATTCATACAAAACCATTACAAAGATGAGAACAACGCTAGTCTACGATTAGTATTAGAGTGCAAGGGGTGCATAATTTTAAGCACAGAGAGTATATGAGACAAGAGATAAAAACTATGGTAAGCTTACAGGAGCAGAGAAAGGAGCATAGCCCAATCTTGGAGCAAACCACTTCAACATGTTAGCA from Camelina sativa cultivar DH55 chromosome 7, Cs, whole genome shotgun sequence includes the following:
- the LOC104700903 gene encoding probable elongation factor 1-gamma 2 — translated: MALVLHTYKGNKGAFKALVAAEYAGVKIEEAADFQMGVTNKSPEFLKMNPIGKVPVLETPEGAIFESNAIARYVSRKNGENSLNGSSLIEYAQIEQWIDFSSLEIDANMLKWFAPRLGYAPFSAPAEEAAISALKRGLEALNTHLASNTYLVGHSVTLADIVTICNLNLGFATVMTKKFTSAFPHVERYFWTMVNQPNFKKVLGDAKQTDAVPPVPTKKAAAQPAKPKEEPKKAVQLLHLLIRE